The Bacteroidota bacterium DNA segment GTCTTTTATCTTTAGTCTTTTCTGTCTTTAAACCGTTCTCTCCAACCACTCAATCCACTTCTCCATACCCTCACCTGTTGTGGCTGATAACTCTATAAACTCCAGATGATGATTTACCTTCTTCGCATTCTCGATAGATTTTTCAATATCGAAATCCACATATGGAGCCAGATCTATTTTATTAATGATACATAAATTCGATGACTGAAACATATCGGGGTATTTCAACGGCTTATCATCTCCTTCGGTAACGCTCATTATTACAACCCTTTTTTCTTCACCCAGATCGAACATCGACGGGCATACCAAATTCCCTACATTTTCTATAAAGACTATTGAATTTTCTTTTGGTTTAAGTTTTTTTACTGCCTTGTTAATCATATCCGAATCTAAATGACAACCTGACCCGGTATTTACCTGTACCACCGGAACACCTGTTGCATTAATCCGGTTAGCATCGTTCATTGTTTGCTGATCGCCTTCTATAACATAACAGTCCAGCTTATTGTTTACCGCTTTCAATGTACTTTCGAGCAATGTTGTTTTACCGGAACCCGGTGAACTGACAAGGTTTAGTGCAAGTATATTCTTCGCTTCGAAATAACCTCTATTTCTTTCTGCCAATAAATTATTCTGACTTAATACATCAACCTCCAGATCAATGGTTTTGTAAAGTGAGTGATCATGAGTATGTCCATCTTGACCGTGATGATGATGCTGATCATGGTGACTATGATCATGATGACTGTGACCGTGTGGATGATGATGACTGTGTCCGTCATGACTGTGTTGATGGACTTGTTCGTTTTCTTCGCCGGCCAAAGTGATTTTAACTTCATCC contains these protein-coding regions:
- the hypB gene encoding hydrogenase nickel incorporation protein HypB; this encodes MCTTCGCGSDEDEVKITLAGEENEQVHQHSHDGHSHHHPHGHSHHDHSHHDQHHHHGQDGHTHDHSLYKTIDLEVDVLSQNNLLAERNRGYFEAKNILALNLVSSPGSGKTTLLESTLKAVNNKLDCYVIEGDQQTMNDANRINATGVPVVQVNTGSGCHLDSDMINKAVKKLKPKENSIVFIENVGNLVCPSMFDLGEEKRVVIMSVTEGDDKPLKYPDMFQSSNLCIINKIDLAPYVDFDIEKSIENAKKVNHHLEFIELSATTGEGMEKWIEWLERTV